In Fusarium oxysporum Fo47 chromosome VII, complete sequence, the following proteins share a genomic window:
- a CDS encoding uncharacterized protein (of unknown function-domain containing protein): MPSIKSLYPRAWDNRPPNNSPVPKIVHKSFCKAVGANFLYLQFLFLGLFCYIFGSLFLQTSHIHNLHVVFVDYDGGSIGRAVLGAYGALQGPTFPSLIERSPSDFPTAIDLLEAVCKTRYWGALYVSPGASGRLQEALTDGTAASAYNNTDVMAYIWNEAMYAPTVDSAISASLELLSGAARVAYSTANGTGNITSVFGPATISVLADPWELQSINIQPTAQGSRAIYNTVVIILILIQEFFYLGTINGLYAQFKLYVYVDPYRIIIVRNAISLSYTFIGSLCVISTIWAFKSGWDINGSQFILSWVVLWLFAHINFLTIDVFTIWLPPPFVPMALVSWIIFNVTSTLLPFDLSPAFYRIGYIFPAHELYHVLIDIWSRGCNLQLHYALPILFAWELVALISSALGIFRRCHFAMLGEDLQKKEFKERLDAAVEFEMERMNETKQKHPEPVKPEAEQKYEAARPEKAISEGGDEERVVREELSFVLGQVNTRQRRDQERTSMACNFGPAFTLLFSHEGDNDAQDI; encoded by the coding sequence ATGCCGTCAATCAAGTCTCTGTATCCGAGGGCCTGGGATAATCGCCCACCAAATAACAGCCCAGTGCCCAAGATTGTCCACAAATCGTTTTGTAAGGCGGTTGGCGCCAACTTCCTCTACCTCCAgtttctctttcttggcctcttcTGCTACATCTTTGGGTCCCTATTCCTCCAGACGAGCCATATTCACAATCTTCACGTCGTATTTGTCGATTATGATGGAGGCTCCATTGGCCGCGCTGTGCTGGGTGCTTATGGTGCTCTCCAAGGGCCAACATTTCCATCATTAATTGAACGATCGCCCTCAGATTTTCCAACCGCGATCGATCTGCTCGAAGCTGTGTGTAAGACGAGATACTGGGGGGCTCTCTACGTGTCACCAGGCGCATCAGGCAGGCTGCAAGAGGCATTGACGGACGGCACAGCGGCATCGGCATACAACAACACTGACGTGATGGCGTATATATGGAATGAAGCTATGTATGCGCCCACCGTCGACTCGGCCATATCGGCCAGCCTTGAGCTTTTATCTGGGGCAGCCAGGGTAGCATACAGTACTGCGAACGGGACTGGCAATATTACCTCTGTCTTCGGCCCTGCTACAATTTCGGTCCTCGCAGACCCTTGGGAGCTCCAATCTATCAACATTCAGCCAACAGCTCAAGGGTCGAGAGCCATCTACAACACTGTGGTCATCATCTTAATTCTGATCCAAGAGTTCTTCTACCTTGGTACTATCAATGGCCTCTATGCTCAGTTTAAACTATATGTCTACGTCGACCCATACCGAATTATTATTGTCCGCAATGCAATTTCCCTCTCTTACACGTTTATAGGGTCACTATGCGTTATCAGTACCATCTGGGCTTTCAAATCAGGCTGGGATATCAATGGAAGCCAGTTTATTTTATCCTGGGTCGTTTTGTGGCTCTTCGCGCATATCAACTTTCTCACCATTGATGTATTTACGATATGGCTACCACCTCCGTTTGTCCCAATGGCCCTCGTATCATGGATTATCTTCAATGTCACCTCCACTCTGCTGCCTTTCGATCTAAGCCCGGCATTCTATCGCATCGGGTATATATTTCCCGCTCACGAGCTCTACCATGTACTGATAGATATCTGGTCTCGTGGTTGCAATCTCCAACTGCACTATGCACTACCGATCTTGTTTGCTTGGGAGCTTGTGGCCCTCATCTCAAGTGCTCTTGGGATATTTCGCAGATGTCACTTTGCGATGCTTGGGGAAGACCTACAGAAAAAGGAGTTCAAGGAGCGCCTTGATGCTGCTGTGGAGTTTGAGATGGAAAGGATGAATGAGACGAAACAAAAGCATCCCGAGCCTGTGAAGCCAGAGGCCGAACAAAAGTATGAAGCAGCACGCCCTGAGAAGGCTATCTCTGAAGGTGGAGACGAAGAGAGGGTAGTGCGAGAAGAGCTGTCCTTTGTCCTCGGGCAAGTCAATACTAGACAACGACGGGATCAGGAAAGAACGAGCATGGCTTGCAACTTTGGGCCGGCATTCACCCTACTATTCAGCCACGAGGGTGACAATGACGCGCAGGACATATGA
- a CDS encoding RGS domain-containing protein has protein sequence MQSLPEVISNFNSDAGGLSDFTAYLSKNHCLETLQFTQDASRYRAHYAEIVEDKEIPWEYLRRHYDYLQELWEDLLGTYILPSGHREVNLPSEVRARLLGLRSSALPPHPSELDEAVKIILELMEDSILPGFLRSYVSMDKSGDTGGGWRGIFDRLQRKIPTSTSERGYEDSGSRASGSREDGEATLCTRRRFLGGAPASPHSHLLRPLGELFDYTVRGVRGMRWLKPPLENDGAADSEIDAKDEQGRVKLLE, from the coding sequence ATGCAATCATTACCTGAAGTTATCTCTAATTTCAATTCAGACGCGGGTGGATTATCTGACTTTACAGCCTATCTTTCAAAAAATCATTGCCTAGAAACCCTTCAATTCACCCAAGACGCATCGAGATACCGAGCTCATTACGCAGAGATAGTCGAGGATAAAGAAATCCCTTGGGAATATCTAAGACGCCATTACGACTACCTACAGGAACTATGGGAAGATCTACTCGGCACTTATATCCTCCCTAGCGGACATCGCGAGGTCAACCTTCCCTCTGAAGTTAGGgctcgacttcttggattACGTTCTTCTGCACTTCCTCCACATCCATCGGAATTGGATGAAGCCGTGAAGATCATTCTTGAGCTCATGGAGGACTCGATTCTACCTGGGTTCCTGAGGTCTTATGTGTCGATGGATAAATCGGGAGATACAGGTGGTGGCTGGAGGGGGATTTTCGACAGACTTCAGCGGAAAATCCCAACATCCACGTCAGAACGGGGCTACGAGGACTCTGGGTCGCGGGCTTCCGGTTCGAGAGAAGACGGTGAGGCCACTCTTTGTACACGCCGCCGCTTCCTAGGAGGCGCCCCCGCATCACCTCACAGCCATCTACTGCGGCCCCTGGGAGAGTTATTTGACTATACTGTCCGCGGAGTCAGGGGTATGAGGTGGTTGAAGCCGCCGCTAGAGAATGATGGAGCAGCAGACTCTGAGATCGATGCTAAGGACGAGCAAGGCAGGGTAAAGCTTTTGGAATGA